The Alicyclobacillus vulcanalis region GAATGGGTCCCCACGCTGACTGCGTGCAAACACCTCGTACCTGCGCCATGTGCGCGTCACGGTATGGCCACCCCCCATTTCCGCATCTCAGCGCGGGCCTTGGGCGTCAATCGTTCAGCCGTCCAAGGCGGATCCCAAACGACGCGAATTCGCACGTTGGCAGCACCTTGCTCCCGAAGGCGAGCCCGAATATCCTCTTGTATCCACTCCATGCACGGACACCCCACCGACGTATACGTCAACGTCACTTCCACCGTTCCATCCTCACATTCCTGAACGTCGTATATGAGGCCGAGATCGACAACGGAGAGAGGCCACTCGGGATCCGTCACGCGTTCCAGTGCAGCCCAGTACGATTCAAGCCCCACTGTTCTCCCTCCTTCCCATCACCGGCGGGCGGCTCACTGGTGGCACCTGCCGCGACATTGCACGCGCGGTTATTCAGCCTGACGAAGTGCCTCATATTGTCGATATCCGCGCTGCAACCGCTCGATAAACTCGCGATTGCGAGGCCCCCTCGATTTGAAACGCTTCACCACATTCTCCCAAGTGTCCGGTTGGTCCAAGAGCCACTCCCTTCGCTCTTCATCAAACTTGCATGGGAAGGGGAAATCCAGCACCCAACGCTGTTCGGTCTCGTCGAAGTGTGCCGGCACGGCAACTCCGATGGCGTCGAAAAAGGGCACGACCTTGGACAGCCACTCCTGCCGCAGTTCGTCGTTCGTTTTGCCCTTCAACCGAAAGTCCAGCTGCTTCGTCCGGCTCTTTTGGGCGTCCGCAACCCCGAAAAACTCGAGGCCCATGATGAACATCCGAAGCAATGCTCGTTCCAACTGTTCGCGTTGGTCCGGGTGGCGAACGGCCTCACGGAGTATTGACTCTCCATTGCGCAGGTGAAACATTTCCTCCTTATCGACCTTCACCAGCGCTCGTCTCCACGGCCCGTACGAGGTGTTCTGGCCCACATCGGAGAGCAGCGTATATCCAGCCCGGTCATAGAGTGCATTGAACAAGCCGATTTCGACAAAGTTGCTTAACTCGAAATCGAACGCATAAGGATGCTTCCATTCCTGCGGCGATCTCTCATATAACAATAAATCGACATCTACACCTAGATCACGTAATAACAGATAGGCAATGTGCGCGTGACCGAGTTCGTCCTGCATGATAGCCAGCATCGTGATCTTGCGATTGAGCGTCGGCGCCGTCCGGTATGCGGACAGGAGCGCTGGAACGCTGGCAAACTCGGTGTCCCCGGTAATGATGAGGGTTTGGATGAGCGCCTGCCGATACTCCTCCGTCATGTCGTCAGGGGTTTCGACTGTGAAGCCCCGCTTGATTTTTTCTGCCAGCAGCCGAGAAGCTTCCGGCATCGCCGTCGCCGTAGCCATTCACCCCACCCGCCTTTTATTACATTAAATCGATTCTAACTCGTTTATCTGTAATAAATACAAAACACAATTGTCCGTCAATATCTCAGCGGCTGTCCACGCAAAAAATTTGCCCGTCTTTTCCGGGCACACGAGGTTGGCTTTGAGAGCACAGGTGTATTCGTCGCGGGCGAATCTCCTGTGTAGACCTCCATGTCAATTTTGACACCACGGGATCGAGGGTTTTGCAGAATTCAATTTCTAACGTTTAACTTACTATATGTAGCGGTATCCATGATAATTAGACTCTATATATGGTGTTCATGCCGCGCGCAGGAGTCATTCTGCAAAACCCTCGCGTAATAAGCACAAACGAAATGCCAGACTTCTACGTGAACAAAACAAGATTAAGGTTGCCAGAAGGGGCACTAGTTACCGCCCATGCCGGGCGCACCACAAAAACAGGCATGCGCCTCTCGATGGGGAAGCGCATGCCTGAATGGCATTCGGGTGTGAGGCGATTGGCGTCTTATTACTTGAGGTTGATCCACACGCTCTTGACTTCCGTGTAGTTGTTGAGCGCATACGAGCCCATCTCGCGCCCGATGCCCGACTGCTTGTAACCGCCAAACGTCGACGCCGCATCGAACACGTTGTAGCAGTTGACTCAAACTGGTTAAAGTCTTAAGTCGTGGTGTAAAAGCCGTCGTCCGCAATTGACGACGAATCCACCGTGCTTGTCTACCGTGAAAAC contains the following coding sequences:
- a CDS encoding metal-sulfur cluster assembly factor, whose protein sequence is MGLESYWAALERVTDPEWPLSVVDLGLIYDVQECEDGTVEVTLTYTSVGCPCMEWIQEDIRARLREQGAANVRIRVVWDPPWTAERLTPKARAEMRKWGVAIP
- a CDS encoding Phenylacetic acid catabolic protein, translated to MATATAMPEASRLLAEKIKRGFTVETPDDMTEEYRQALIQTLIITGDTEFASVPALLSAYRTAPTLNRKITMLAIMQDELGHAHIAYLLLRDLGVDVDLLLYERSPQEWKHPYAFDFELSNFVEIGLFNALYDRAGYTLLSDVGQNTSYGPWRRALVKVDKEEMFHLRNGESILREAVRHPDQREQLERALLRMFIMGLEFFGVADAQKSRTKQLDFRLKGKTNDELRQEWLSKVVPFFDAIGVAVPAHFDETEQRWVLDFPFPCKFDEERREWLLDQPDTWENVVKRFKSRGPRNREFIERLQRGYRQYEALRQAE